A region from the Thermoplasmatales archaeon genome encodes:
- a CDS encoding cysteine desulfurase activator complex subunit SufB has translation MEVEYKNDDELEKLLNDLKNVKSEDFEFHDPDNSDYSTGKGLNREVVEEISEVKKEPDWMRRLRLKALEVFNSKPVPTWGPDLSGIDWENIRYYNRPGETKTNNWDEVPDQIKDTFSKLGIPEMEQKYLAGSVAQYDSEGVYHNLKKVWEDKGVVFMDLDSAVKNYPDLVKDYLCRAVPFTDNKFAALNGAVWSGGSFLYVPKGVQIDMPLQTYFRMNGESTGQFEHTIVIADEGSKVHYVEGCTAPRYDKNSLHSAIVEIYVKKNAKARYTSVQNWSKSVYNMPTKRAWVDENAQMEWVGGSLGSKVTMLYPSSYLRGAYASASNLNVSLAGAGTYKDTGAKALHFAPHTTSKIIAKSISVEDGKAIYRGLLRINKGAEYAKSHVQCDALLINDESASYTYPHDEIYDPTATFAHEATVGRIGTEELTYLRSRGLSEEDASSMIVLGFLDDVMKEIPMEFAVEMNRLIKMEMGKLGAVG, from the coding sequence ATGGAAGTAGAATATAAGAATGATGATGAACTGGAAAAACTGCTGAACGACCTGAAGAATGTCAAGAGTGAGGATTTTGAGTTCCATGATCCGGATAATTCAGACTATTCCACTGGAAAAGGACTCAACAGGGAAGTTGTAGAGGAGATATCTGAGGTAAAGAAGGAACCGGACTGGATGAGGAGACTCAGGCTCAAGGCTCTGGAAGTATTCAACTCGAAGCCTGTTCCTACCTGGGGACCAGACCTTTCAGGAATAGACTGGGAAAACATAAGATACTACAACAGACCAGGAGAGACAAAGACAAATAACTGGGACGAAGTTCCAGACCAGATCAAGGATACGTTCTCTAAACTTGGAATACCAGAGATGGAACAGAAATATCTCGCAGGGTCTGTTGCACAGTATGACAGCGAGGGTGTATATCACAATCTAAAGAAAGTCTGGGAGGACAAGGGCGTTGTCTTCATGGACCTGGATTCTGCCGTGAAGAATTATCCTGACCTGGTGAAAGACTATTTATGCAGGGCAGTTCCGTTCACGGATAACAAATTTGCTGCGCTGAACGGTGCTGTGTGGAGCGGTGGATCGTTCCTGTATGTTCCAAAGGGCGTACAGATAGATATGCCGTTGCAGACATATTTCAGGATGAACGGCGAATCTACCGGGCAGTTTGAGCACACCATAGTCATAGCTGACGAGGGGTCAAAGGTGCATTACGTGGAAGGCTGCACTGCTCCCAGATATGACAAAAATTCCCTTCATAGTGCCATTGTTGAGATATATGTCAAGAAGAATGCCAAGGCAAGGTACACGAGCGTCCAGAACTGGTCAAAAAGCGTTTATAACATGCCGACAAAACGTGCATGGGTAGACGAAAACGCACAGATGGAATGGGTTGGAGGTTCGCTTGGATCGAAGGTTACCATGCTGTACCCATCATCATATCTGAGAGGGGCATATGCATCAGCGTCCAACCTTAACGTCTCTCTTGCCGGAGCAGGTACTTACAAGGATACTGGGGCCAAGGCTCTGCACTTTGCTCCGCATACCACCTCCAAGATAATTGCAAAGAGCATAAGCGTTGAAGATGGCAAGGCCATATACCGTGGATTGCTAAGAATCAACAAAGGCGCTGAATATGCCAAGAGCCATGTCCAGTGTGATGCACTTCTCATTAACGATGAGTCCGCCTCGTACACTTACCCACACGATGAAATATACGACCCGACCGCAACATTCGCCCACGAAGCCACTGTCGGGAGAATAGGTACCGAGGAGCTGACGTATCTTAGGTCCAGGGGATTGAGCGAGGAGGATGCGAGTTCCATGATAGTGCTGGGATTCCTCGATGATGTGATGAAGGAGATACCCATGGAATTTGCGGTTGAAATGAACCGGCTGATCAAGATGGAAATGGGAAAACTTGGCGCGGTTGGATGA
- a CDS encoding iron-sulfur cluster biosynthesis transcriptional regulator SufR has protein sequence MEKQFLENPDTVDDISDILGTVRGRIINELSINEKSMDELAEILSINKNAVKEHMGSLEMKGYVRSFFRGGKSGRPRKFYELTEKGMSLFPKKYITLATYLFSEIEKEVGTERMNLILGRMADRMIKDMGMKVSDEPSVNREQKIRELNEFVSALNRLGYYARLEVSEDTVRIVRHNCIFYDLAKNNTNIICGTLENQLINKSIDEKFTIVEKFTDGAKKCVVEVKI, from the coding sequence ATGGAAAAACAATTCTTGGAAAATCCTGATACCGTAGACGATATTTCTGACATTCTTGGAACAGTGCGTGGAAGGATAATCAACGAACTAAGCATAAACGAGAAGAGCATGGATGAGCTCGCCGAAATTCTTTCTATCAACAAGAATGCCGTGAAGGAGCATATGGGTTCCCTGGAAATGAAGGGATATGTGAGGTCGTTCTTCCGCGGGGGGAAGTCGGGAAGGCCAAGGAAATTCTACGAGCTTACTGAGAAAGGCATGTCCCTTTTTCCAAAGAAGTACATTACGCTAGCCACATACCTTTTTTCCGAGATTGAGAAGGAGGTTGGTACTGAAAGAATGAACCTGATCCTGGGAAGAATGGCAGACAGGATGATCAAGGACATGGGAATGAAGGTCAGTGACGAGCCGAGTGTCAACAGGGAACAGAAGATCAGGGAACTCAATGAATTCGTCTCAGCCCTGAACAGGCTTGGATACTATGCCAGGCTGGAAGTGTCCGAAGACACCGTGAGAATTGTCAGGCACAACTGCATCTTCTACGATCTGGCGAAGAATAACACGAATATCATATGCGGAACCCTGGAAAACCAGCTCATTAATAAGTCGATCGACGAGAAATTCACCATAGTGGAGAAATTCACAGACGGTGCGAAGAAGTGCGTCGTTGAAGTAAAAATATAG
- the livG_1 gene encoding putative branched-chain amino acid transport ATP-binding protein LivG produces MSELIISNLAASVENKKILKDVSLVIRGGEIHALMGPNGAGKSTLGNVLIGHPNYVIEGGSITLDGIDLTHKTPEERARAGLFLAFQSPVSIPGVKLSSFLRNAYNQLHPNEKLTISQFYDLLKKHMRNVGLDESFISRSVNDGFSGGERKRIEILQMVILRPKIVVLDEIDSGLDVDALKLVANEIREYYSSDVGFLIITHYQRILKSIDPQFVHVLMDGVIVKNGDKNLALKIEDEGYDWIRA; encoded by the coding sequence ATGAGTGAACTGATTATCAGCAATCTCGCCGCGTCCGTGGAAAACAAGAAGATACTGAAAGATGTATCGCTGGTTATCCGTGGCGGAGAAATTCATGCCCTTATGGGACCCAATGGCGCCGGGAAGAGTACTCTCGGGAATGTACTGATAGGCCATCCAAATTATGTCATTGAGGGTGGGTCAATTACCCTTGATGGAATTGACCTGACACACAAGACGCCAGAAGAAAGGGCAAGAGCCGGACTTTTCCTTGCATTCCAGAGCCCAGTCTCAATACCTGGAGTCAAGCTTTCCTCGTTTTTGAGGAATGCTTACAACCAGCTTCATCCAAATGAGAAGCTTACCATTTCACAGTTTTATGATCTGCTGAAGAAACACATGCGAAACGTGGGGCTCGATGAGTCTTTTATCTCCAGATCAGTCAATGACGGCTTCTCTGGAGGGGAAAGAAAAAGGATTGAGATACTCCAGATGGTAATTCTCAGGCCGAAGATAGTTGTACTTGACGAAATTGATTCTGGACTTGACGTAGACGCTCTTAAGTTAGTTGCAAACGAGATCAGGGAATATTACAGCAGCGATGTAGGCTTCCTGATAATAACGCATTATCAGCGGATTCTGAAGAGTATAGACCCACAGTTTGTCCATGTGCTGATGGACGGCGTTATAGTTAAGAATGGGGACAAGAATCTTGCCCTCAAGATTGAGGACGAAGGATACGACTGGATTAGGGCATAA
- a CDS encoding pantothenate kinase, translating to MIDPHENRLRSPYLAFNRKQWAEKKGNLSVSVSDEEIAAVKSLNDRIARDEVEDFYFPISRLIDLYITASLKLHEVRNEFLSENGTKVPYIVGVTGSVAVGKSTTSRILKLLLERLPWKPKVDLVTTDNFLYPNRILEEKGIMNRKGFPESYDIRKLINFLSSVKSGEPAMSVPVYSHLEYDILSNQSLKVEKPDVLIIEGLNILQIGDGINHGMPKPVYVSDFIDFSIFVDAPEEWIREWFIERFLLLKENAFVNPKSYFKKYRDLSREDAVNISSRIWDEINGLNYRENIMGTKWRAHLILEKGRDHSIQQILMRKI from the coding sequence ATGATTGACCCGCATGAAAATAGGCTCAGATCGCCATACCTTGCATTCAACCGAAAGCAATGGGCTGAGAAGAAAGGTAATCTTTCTGTATCTGTCTCCGATGAAGAGATCGCTGCGGTGAAATCCCTGAACGACCGCATAGCTAGAGATGAAGTGGAAGACTTTTATTTTCCTATTTCCCGGCTTATTGATTTGTATATCACTGCCAGCTTGAAACTTCATGAAGTCAGGAACGAGTTCCTTAGCGAGAATGGCACAAAGGTGCCATACATTGTCGGAGTTACAGGAAGCGTTGCTGTCGGAAAGAGCACAACATCCAGGATCCTGAAACTTCTCCTGGAAAGATTGCCATGGAAACCTAAGGTTGATCTCGTAACCACGGATAATTTCCTCTATCCAAACAGAATCCTGGAGGAAAAGGGGATCATGAACAGGAAAGGTTTCCCGGAGAGTTACGACATCAGGAAACTGATCAATTTTCTCAGTTCAGTGAAGTCAGGAGAACCAGCGATGTCGGTACCGGTTTACTCCCACCTTGAGTACGATATTCTTTCAAACCAGTCGCTGAAGGTCGAGAAGCCAGATGTACTCATAATCGAGGGGCTTAATATACTGCAGATCGGTGATGGCATAAACCACGGTATGCCAAAGCCGGTCTATGTTTCAGATTTCATTGATTTTTCAATTTTCGTTGATGCACCTGAAGAATGGATAAGAGAGTGGTTTATTGAAAGATTCCTTCTCCTGAAAGAAAATGCATTCGTTAACCCGAAGTCATACTTCAAGAAGTACAGAGACCTTTCCAGGGAGGATGCGGTGAATATCTCCTCAAGGATATGGGACGAGATAAATGGTCTGAACTACAGGGAAAACATTATGGGAACAAAGTGGAGGGCCCACCTCATCCTTGAAAAGGGCAGGGACCACTCAATCCAGCAAATACTCATGAGAAAAATCTGA
- the iscS2_1 gene encoding putative cysteine desulfurase 2: MIDAAEIKKDFPILSRKIAGKPIIYLDNAATTQKPRSVVEAIVNYYYNFNSNIHRGIYRLSEEATDMYEKSRENVGKFIGIPGDGTVVFVRNATEALNLVASEYSRNLERDDEVILSTMEHHSNIVPWQFLQEKGVKLKFVDFTSDWELNMEQMKELITDRTRVISITHVSNVLGTINPIRDIAKLAHENSAKFVLDGAQSVPHMPVDVSSIGCDFMAFSGHKMLGPSGIGGLYAGKDELERMHPYMGGGEMIKEVWKDHATWNDVPQKFEAGTPNIEGAIGLSAAVDYLKNLGMDAVRSHERELIEYALKMEEELKIPGLRSYGPRNTAVRGGVYTFNIGEVPAFELQMKMMSKGIHVSGNGIHPHDVAESLDHRNISVRSGHHCAMPLMNEIGVAATSRASFYIYNDKSDVESLFDGIRMTEEVYAK; the protein is encoded by the coding sequence ATGATTGATGCTGCAGAGATCAAGAAAGACTTTCCGATTTTGAGCAGGAAAATAGCTGGAAAGCCGATCATATATCTGGACAATGCAGCTACGACCCAGAAACCCAGGAGTGTCGTTGAGGCAATAGTCAATTATTATTATAATTTTAACAGCAATATACACCGCGGAATTTACAGGCTTAGTGAAGAAGCTACCGACATGTATGAGAAATCCCGCGAGAATGTCGGGAAATTCATCGGCATACCCGGTGACGGTACAGTTGTTTTTGTCAGGAATGCAACCGAGGCACTCAACCTGGTTGCCTCAGAGTACTCACGCAACCTTGAGCGGGATGATGAGGTAATACTGAGCACTATGGAGCACCATTCGAACATTGTTCCATGGCAATTTTTGCAGGAAAAAGGAGTAAAGCTGAAATTTGTGGATTTTACGAGCGACTGGGAACTCAACATGGAACAGATGAAGGAGTTGATCACTGACAGGACACGGGTTATCTCAATAACTCACGTGTCCAATGTGCTTGGAACAATTAATCCGATCAGGGATATAGCAAAACTGGCACATGAAAACTCTGCAAAATTTGTCCTGGACGGGGCACAGAGTGTACCACACATGCCCGTTGACGTATCCAGCATAGGGTGCGATTTCATGGCCTTCTCCGGGCACAAGATGCTTGGTCCAAGCGGCATAGGCGGCCTGTATGCAGGTAAGGACGAACTTGAGAGGATGCACCCGTATATGGGAGGCGGCGAGATGATCAAGGAAGTCTGGAAAGATCACGCTACTTGGAATGATGTGCCACAGAAATTCGAGGCGGGTACTCCGAACATAGAAGGAGCTATAGGCCTTTCGGCTGCAGTTGATTACCTGAAGAACCTTGGCATGGATGCGGTAAGATCCCACGAAAGGGAACTGATAGAATACGCACTGAAGATGGAGGAGGAACTGAAGATTCCTGGTCTTAGATCGTACGGGCCCAGGAATACTGCTGTCAGAGGCGGAGTTTATACTTTCAATATAGGTGAGGTTCCAGCATTTGAGCTACAGATGAAGATGATGTCGAAGGGCATCCACGTTTCCGGAAATGGAATCCATCCCCACGACGTGGCCGAATCGCTTGACCATAGAAACATCTCGGTGAGGTCCGGTCACCACTGCGCTATGCCTCTAATGAATGAGATCGGCGTAGCGGCGACATCGAGAGCTTCATTCTATATTTACAATGACAAGAGTGATGTGGAAAGTCTTTTTGATGGGATCAGGATGACAGAGGAGGTATACGCAAAATGA
- a CDS encoding scaffold protein, with protein MTDSEMQIQVILDHYKEPRNYGEIKNETVSITEANPVCGDTLHFSLLIEGGILADIKFMGQGCSISQSSASMLTESVKGKQVSWIKKLKPEFVLEMIGIELGPAREKCALLSYNTLMKALKPYE; from the coding sequence ATGACTGACAGTGAAATGCAGATCCAGGTAATCCTTGACCATTACAAAGAACCAAGGAATTATGGGGAAATTAAGAATGAGACAGTATCAATCACTGAAGCCAACCCTGTCTGCGGTGACACCCTTCATTTCTCCCTGCTGATTGAAGGCGGCATACTTGCTGACATAAAATTTATGGGACAGGGATGCTCAATCAGCCAGTCTTCTGCATCAATGCTGACAGAATCCGTGAAGGGAAAACAAGTTTCATGGATAAAAAAATTGAAACCGGAGTTTGTGCTGGAAATGATCGGCATCGAATTAGGTCCAGCAAGGGAAAAGTGTGCACTCCTTTCGTATAATACCTTAATGAAAGCCCTTAAACCCTATGAATAA
- a CDS encoding cysteine desulfurase activator complex subunit SufB, which translates to MENYPELMKSRFDGPTYDSRRDSLLSFLKSPVRNYKESPTVKDYVEITEKELERMSLGLVPEETEISEAPEKFDISMINGKIYRAPKEKAGIRVMDLLEAARDPGSGFKPEFLAEKGDDRIEFLINSTWQKGLFINVPAGFSGEIKIHNRSDSGLSFAFKSVILCGDDSNVKITDVYESTHEGDGIQGKNIYLFLGIRSKVQYDYLQDKDIGTVDITFIKSFLSEYSEFSIYHVNHGGNKVLFSNESIQRGDGSDFRTYGINFSDGNQKMDIRDSSFQIGTATSADVHVKGVVLGKSSTMHRGNIDIELESIKSTGYYDSKILLMSKDGFANTKPALLIKNNNTRSKHSSAISSVDDEQIFYMQSRGIPRNLAKNLITGGFVGSLVEKSGDDILTEVVGRYSEGIVIDD; encoded by the coding sequence ATGGAAAACTATCCTGAATTGATGAAATCGAGATTCGATGGCCCTACCTATGACAGCAGGAGAGATTCCCTTCTCTCCTTCCTTAAGTCTCCGGTTAGAAATTACAAGGAAAGCCCGACAGTAAAGGATTATGTCGAGATCACGGAGAAGGAACTCGAGAGAATGTCGCTTGGACTTGTTCCTGAAGAGACTGAAATCTCTGAGGCACCTGAAAAATTCGATATTTCCATGATAAACGGAAAAATATACCGGGCTCCTAAGGAAAAGGCAGGGATAAGGGTGATGGATCTTCTTGAGGCTGCGAGAGATCCAGGATCTGGATTTAAGCCGGAATTTCTTGCAGAGAAAGGAGACGACAGGATTGAATTCCTCATAAACTCCACCTGGCAAAAGGGTTTATTCATAAACGTTCCTGCTGGATTCAGCGGTGAGATAAAAATACACAACCGATCGGATTCCGGCCTGTCTTTTGCTTTCAAGTCGGTGATACTGTGCGGTGACGATTCCAACGTGAAGATTACCGATGTGTACGAGAGCACCCATGAAGGAGATGGAATCCAGGGAAAGAACATATACCTGTTCCTGGGAATAAGATCCAAGGTGCAGTATGATTATCTTCAGGACAAAGACATAGGAACTGTGGACATTACGTTCATAAAGTCATTCCTTTCAGAATATTCTGAATTCTCAATCTACCACGTGAACCATGGTGGAAACAAGGTACTCTTCAGCAACGAGTCCATTCAAAGGGGAGATGGATCAGATTTCCGGACCTATGGTATTAACTTTAGCGACGGGAACCAGAAAATGGACATAAGGGATAGTAGTTTCCAGATCGGGACTGCGACCAGTGCCGACGTGCATGTAAAGGGCGTTGTTCTCGGGAAGAGTTCAACCATGCACAGGGGGAACATAGACATAGAATTGGAAAGCATAAAGTCAACCGGCTATTACGATTCAAAGATACTCTTGATGTCCAAAGATGGTTTTGCCAACACAAAACCCGCACTGCTCATAAAGAATAACAACACAAGGTCAAAGCACTCTTCAGCGATAAGCAGCGTGGATGATGAACAGATATTCTATATGCAGTCACGTGGCATACCAAGGAATCTTGCAAAGAACCTCATAACCGGAGGATTCGTGGGCTCGCTTGTCGAGAAGTCTGGAGACGATATTTTAACGGAAGTTGTGGGAAGATATTCCGAAGGTATTGTCATAGATGATTGA
- a CDS encoding glycyl-tRNA synthetase: MTSYDEAIELAKRRGFFWPSFSIYGGQSGFYDYGPLGVLLKDNIVRVWRDEYLRSGAIFIDTPNLSPEMVFRASGHLEKFSDLAARCLKCGSKYKLESLLKKAGIREIPTTVKQAQDLLETQSIRCEKCGSEIREIYDFNLMFSLEKNEKEVSRLYLRPETAQGIFINFRLLNNYFRGKLPMAVGQLGKGFRNEISPRNALIRLREFYQGEVEVFYDPEKPEFDEIPDFQETTFVPEDHTERRITVREANKTGLIKNPVLAYFVFKTQKILLDVGLDENFIRFRQHEKNELAHYSSDCWDAEAKLEDEWVEVVGISDRDSYDLKRHAEYSGENMLVSDGDRKFVPSVIEPSFGIDRTVISVIMSSLYVRENGFKVLKLNSKVAPFLASVLPLQKKDGIDTFTKTLFLELLAGESRIQYDDSGSIGKRYARQDEIGTPYCITVDYESREDHRVTVRERDSTKQVRIGIEELKQNVRQLANYLDSLFSVPTQQD, from the coding sequence ATGACGAGTTACGATGAAGCGATAGAACTTGCAAAGAGGAGGGGGTTTTTCTGGCCATCATTTTCCATTTACGGTGGGCAGTCAGGATTCTACGATTACGGTCCTCTCGGAGTACTGCTCAAAGATAACATAGTCAGGGTCTGGAGAGATGAGTACCTGAGATCCGGCGCCATTTTTATAGACACGCCTAACCTGAGCCCGGAAATGGTTTTCAGGGCATCCGGGCACCTGGAGAAATTCTCGGACCTTGCGGCAAGATGCTTAAAATGCGGATCCAAGTACAAACTTGAGTCGCTTCTGAAGAAAGCAGGGATAAGAGAGATCCCCACAACGGTGAAACAGGCACAGGATCTGCTGGAGACACAGAGTATCAGGTGCGAGAAATGCGGATCAGAGATCAGGGAAATTTACGATTTCAACCTGATGTTTTCTCTGGAAAAGAACGAGAAGGAAGTCTCGCGCCTTTACCTGCGTCCTGAAACTGCACAGGGAATCTTCATAAACTTCAGGCTCCTGAACAATTACTTCAGGGGAAAGCTCCCAATGGCTGTGGGACAACTAGGAAAAGGCTTCAGGAATGAGATCTCGCCCCGGAATGCCCTGATCAGGTTGAGGGAATTCTACCAGGGTGAGGTTGAGGTGTTCTACGATCCGGAAAAGCCTGAATTTGACGAAATCCCTGATTTTCAGGAAACTACGTTTGTGCCGGAGGATCACACCGAAAGGAGGATTACAGTTAGGGAAGCAAACAAGACCGGGCTCATAAAAAACCCTGTGCTGGCCTATTTTGTTTTCAAGACCCAGAAGATACTCCTGGATGTTGGTCTTGATGAAAATTTCATAAGGTTCCGCCAGCATGAGAAAAATGAACTTGCACACTATTCATCGGACTGCTGGGATGCAGAGGCAAAACTTGAGGATGAATGGGTTGAGGTAGTCGGGATTTCTGACAGGGATTCCTACGATCTGAAGCGCCACGCAGAGTATTCAGGAGAGAACATGCTTGTTTCCGATGGTGATAGGAAATTTGTTCCGTCGGTGATTGAGCCATCGTTCGGGATAGACAGAACCGTAATTTCCGTCATCATGTCTTCTCTGTATGTCAGGGAAAACGGATTCAAGGTGCTGAAGCTTAACTCTAAGGTAGCCCCATTCCTGGCATCTGTACTTCCGCTGCAGAAGAAGGATGGTATTGATACCTTCACAAAAACCCTCTTTTTAGAACTGCTTGCCGGAGAGAGCAGGATTCAATATGATGATAGCGGGTCCATAGGAAAACGATATGCAAGGCAGGATGAAATAGGAACGCCTTACTGCATCACTGTCGACTATGAATCACGCGAGGATCACAGGGTTACGGTAAGGGAGAGAGACAGCACTAAGCAGGTAAGGATAGGAATTGAGGAACTGAAGCAAAACGTCCGTCAACTGGCCAACTATCTGGATTCACTCTTTTCAGTACCCACTCAGCAGGATTAG
- a CDS encoding putative manganese-dependent inorganic pyrophosphatase, translating to MAALVSDIMTRTPVTGRVPSSISEVIKTLIKENITGLPIIDSKNKYVGMLSRRDIFDNPEESQTALVMRRANPVFDTDPLEIAAKELVSQNRRHIAVINGDREVVGILTPQNFLDILSREYGELLVKSILRTTAMPVWYGTPLGAIYTMMRVSRIYSFPVINENGDFLGLITDRDIFEKVDLKQNEVLSQTGMADDEDPWSWTGIRNIVTYILEKNKIQLPNIPAADVMIKTPAVAYVNDNIGRVAKIMSTKNFNQLPLLDGSQKLVGMLYDIELLSVFK from the coding sequence ATGGCAGCCCTTGTTTCTGACATAATGACCCGTACACCTGTTACAGGCAGAGTACCAAGCTCAATCAGCGAAGTTATAAAGACGCTTATCAAGGAGAATATAACAGGGTTGCCCATTATCGATTCTAAAAATAAGTATGTCGGAATGCTCAGCAGGAGGGATATATTCGATAATCCGGAGGAGTCCCAGACTGCTCTTGTAATGAGAAGGGCAAACCCGGTCTTTGACACCGATCCCCTGGAAATAGCTGCCAAGGAACTTGTATCCCAGAACAGGAGGCATATCGCGGTTATTAACGGCGACCGTGAGGTGGTCGGAATACTGACGCCACAGAATTTTCTCGATATCCTGTCCCGTGAATATGGCGAGCTGCTGGTGAAGTCCATACTGAGGACGACAGCAATGCCTGTATGGTACGGAACCCCACTTGGAGCTATTTACACTATGATGCGTGTATCCAGGATATACTCATTTCCGGTCATTAACGAGAATGGGGATTTCCTGGGCCTAATAACCGATAGGGATATCTTTGAGAAAGTCGACCTGAAACAGAATGAAGTGCTGTCTCAGACAGGCATGGCCGATGACGAGGATCCGTGGTCATGGACCGGCATAAGGAATATAGTGACATATATATTGGAAAAGAACAAAATCCAGCTGCCCAATATACCGGCTGCAGATGTAATGATAAAGACACCTGCTGTTGCCTATGTAAATGACAACATTGGCAGGGTAGCAAAGATAATGTCTACGAAGAATTTCAACCAGCTCCCCCTGCTGGATGGTTCACAGAAGCTTGTGGGGATGCTGTACGATATTGAATTACTGAGCGTATTCAAATGA